GTACAAGAACGTGCTCGATTCATCACGAGTCAAGCTGCCGTTCGGTATCGCCCAGATCGGTAAAGCTTTCCGTAACGAGATCAACCCTCGTAACTTTACTTTCCGTTCCCGTGAGTTCGAGCAAATGGAGATCGAGTACTTTTGTCATCCAGACGACGGTCTTCGCCTCACTGACGAATGGCTGGAGAAGCGCCTCTGCTTCTACGAGGAAATCGGTATTCCACGCGAGAAACTTCACATTCTCGATGTTCCAGACGGTGAGCGTGCGTTCTACTCAGAGAAGACTTACGACATCGAGTACGAATTCCCATTCGGCATTCAAGAATTAGAAGGTGTCGCCTACCGTACCAACTACGACCTCGGTGTTCATCAGGAGCATTCCAAGAAAACTCTCGAGTACTTCGACGAGGAAACCAAGGAACGTTTCGTACCTCACGTCGTCGAACCATCCGCAGGCTGCGACCGTACAGCCCTCGCTCTCATCTGCGAGGCCTACGATGTAGAAGACCTCACCAAGGATGGCGGCAAGAAGGACGAGCGTACTGTCATGCGCTTCAAGCCATGCATCGCTCCAATCAAGGCAGCCATTCTTCCTCTGCTGAAGAACAAGCCGGAACTTGTAGAAAAGGCCAAGGAAGTGAAAAACCTTCTTCAGCCTTTCATGAATGTATTCTACGACGAAGCTGCAGCTATCGGGCGCCGCTACCGCCGTCAGGATGAGATCGGTACTCCATTCTGTATAGCCATCGACTTCCAGACCCTCGGTGAAGCAGATGAAGACGGCAACGACCTGACTGACACCGTAACGATTCGTCACCGTGATTCCATGGAGCAAGAGCGCATCGCCATCAAGGACCTCCTCCCATGGCTACTTGAGCGCATTCGCTAATTCGCCATCATACATTGAAAGCTAATTCCAGGCTCCTCAGACACTGAGGAGCCTTTTTTTATGAGAATCTCTGACAAGATCTGTTAATGCGGCCCGTTTTTTGATCATATATGGAGTAAGATTACCCCATTTACATCGCGCATTTACCATGAAGCTCACTACTCAAATCTTAGCAGCACTGGCTCTCACCAGTTTGTTTTCACTGGCTGCCGACAGACCCAACTTCCTCTGGATTGTTTCTGAAGACAATTCCAAGCACCACACCAAGCACTTCGATCCGACAGGAGTCGCCATGCCCAACCTGGAGCAACTCGCCAAGGAAGGAGTCACCTTTGATAACGCGTGCTCCAATGGAGCAGTCTGCTCAGTAGCCCGTTCCACCCTAGTGACCGGCTGTTACGCTCCCAAACTGGGTGCTCAATTCCACCGCAGGCAGAAGCTCGTCCCGATGCCAGATGGGCTCAAGGCATTCCCGGCCTATCTCAATGAAGCAGGCTACTACACAGCAAACAAAACCAAGACCGACTACAACCTCCAGGTAGATATGAAGGAAACTTGGAACGGCAAGGACGGATGGAAAGGCAGAGCCGAAGGCCAGCCGTTTTTCCTTCAGCAGAACTTCGCTGGTACACACGAAGGTAGCAGCCACTTCCCGCTGAATGCGATGAAGAAAAAGCCTCTCCAGGACCTCATCTCAAACATCACCCTACCCCCACATCACCCTGACACCACACTATTCCGTTACAGCTATGCTTCGTATCAAGATAGATTACGTAAGTTTGACGAGCAACTTGGCAATCTGATCAACAAGCTCAAGAAAGATGGACTCTATGAAGACACGATCATCTTTTATTTCGGCGACCACGGAGGTGTCCTTCCACGAAGCAAGGGCTATGCATACGAGACTGGTCTTGCAGCACCACTGGTTGTTAGAGTCCCTGAAAAATGGCAACATCTGATCCCCTTTAAACCAGGAACCCGTACAGATGCCATTGTTAATTTTTACGACTTTGGTCCATCAATCATTCATGCCGCAGGCATCCCGCTCAGCGATCAATTCGATGGCAAGCCCTTCCTAGGTAAAGACATCAGCGCCGAAGAACTGAGTAAACGTGTAGCCTACGGTTATGCGGACCGTTTCGATGAAAAGTACGATCTCGTCCGCACTTACCGCAAAGGTGACCTGAAATACATGCGCAATTTCCAACCATTCAATCCAGATGCGCTCCACAATTTCTACCGTTACAAGCAGCTCGCTTATCTAGAACTTAGAGAGCTTCACAAAGCAGGTAAGCTGAATGCCCAGCAGGAGTTATTCTTCTCTAGAAAGCCAGCCGAAGCTCTGTACGACCTGAAGAATGACCCTTACGAACTCAACAACCTTGCAGGTGATCCCAAATACCAGGAGACGCTGAAAGAAATGAGATCCACCCTAACAGAGCACCTCAAGGAGATGAACGATCTGAGTTTCTACCCAGAAAGCGAACTCATCAATAAGGCCTTTGGTAACCCTACCGCTTTTGGTAAAAAACACAGCAAAGAGATCGCCGCTCTGATCGACTTAGCCAATCTGGAAGTTGTCAATTTCGATGAAGCAAAGTCAAAGATTGAGTCAGCACTGATCTCAGAAGATGTTTGGACACGCTACTGGGCTTGCATCGTTGCTACGAGTTTCTACGAGAAATCCAAACCGCTGGAAGTAACGCTTAGCACGATTGCTGATTCAGACGCAAACATCTTGGTTCGAGTCAGAGCAGCTGAAGCACTAGCCCACCTCGGCAACTCAAAAGCCAAAGATGTCATGGAAAAAGCGATTTATGCCAGCACTGACCCTGTAGAGCTCAACCTCATTCTGAACTCAGCCGCCATGCTCTATGAGCTTGATCCAACGACCTACACCTTTGACATCGATAAGAGCAAGTTGAAGACCAACTCAAGTCTGGTGAAGGAACGCATCATCTATCTCAACAAGCGCGACTAAGACTTTATAGACATCACTAATGTAAAACGCCCCAGTCATTGACCGGGGCGTTTTTGTTTTATCCTAGAAAAGTTTGCTCCCTGTTATTTACCCACAGGTCTGCACTCATGCTTAAGCCAGCTCACCTCGTCCTCATTGAGGAGCGGTGATAGCTTCTCGACCACTTGGGCATTGTAGTCATTCAGCCATTCAATATGGCAGTCATCCATATAAGCGGTATCTACGAGATCCACATTGATCGGGCAGAAGGTAAGGTTCTCGAATTTGAAGAACTTGCCGAATGGAGTATCCGCACTCTTTACCGTGTGCACCATGTTCTCGATACGGATGCCATACTCGCCTGAGCGGTAGATGCCAGGCTCAATGGTAGAGAGCATGCCTTCATACATGCGCTCGGTAGTGAGACCTGAGAAATTCTGGGGGCCTTCGTGCACTTCCAGACCATAGCCTACGCCGTGTCCAGTACCATGTCTGTAGAGACGGTGGTGCTGCCACATCGGGCGGCGACAGATGCCATCAAGTTGAGCACAAGTTGCATCCTCTGGGAATTCAGCAGTGATCAGTTCGATCAAGCACTTCAGGACGAGAGTGTAGTCTATCTTCTGTTCCTGAGTGGGCGTACCCATTGGAATCACACGAGTGGTATCACTGGTGCCATTTTCAAAGTTACCACCACTATCGATGAGGAAAATACCATCCAGGGTCACCTCTACGTCTGAATTTTCGTCTACGCTGTAGTGATTGAGAGCCCCATGAGCTTTATAGCCCATGATGCTGTCAAAGCTCACATGACGGAATCCAGAGATCGCTTGGCGACATTCCAGCAATTTCTTGCTGGCGGATAGTTCAGTCACCTTACGGCCTGCTTGCAACTCGCTATACATCCAGAAGTAGAAGCGCACCATGGCAGCTCCATCCTCGATCATGACCTTGCGGGTATTCTCCATCTCCACCTCGTTCTTGACCCCTTTCAGATCGGTAGCGAGAGCGCGTTCCTTAATAAGGAAACAATGAGAACCAGCCTTATAGAGATTGTGGTTGGTATAGCGTGGCACCATTAGCAGACGAGTGTCTTTATCCAGCTCTTCCAAGACTGAAGCAACCTCCCCATAGCCCCGTATAGTGAAGCCTGCCGCAGTAAATTTTCTCTTAGCCTCATCACTGAGCTTTCCTTCATCTATAAAGAAAATCGCCTCGTCAGCAGAGACCAACGTATAGCAATACGGAGTCGGGTGGTTCTCCATATCTGTGCCACGGAAGTTCAGAAGCCAGTTGGACTCATCCGTTCTACCAAGGAGATAAACCTGAACGCCTTTTTTCTGCATGAGCGCACGAAGATCTTTGAGTTTCTCTTCGGTGCTCTGGCCAGTGAGTTCTTCTGCGACCAAATCCAATTTTCCACATGGCTCAGCAGGACGATCTGTCCAAATCTCGTCAACAGGATCTAGCTCTGTATTGGCCGAAATATCAGCTACTTTCAGAGAGCTAACCCAGCTTGAAGCATCCGCTTCGGAAATATCATTTCCAGAGAAGCTCACGACATCTCCAGCCTTCAGCTCAGACTTCAACCAATCAATGATACTGTCCACCCCTGGATCACTAGCTCTAAACAATTTAATTTCAGAACCAGCTAAAGCCTCTTCCGCAGCCTCGTAGTAACGGCTATCAGTCCACAAGCCGGCCTTCTCTGCAGTAACGACTACCGTTCCATTTGAGCCTTTGAGTCCACTCAACCACTGCCTGCTGAGCCAGCGCGGAGCCTGATACTCGTTATTGTGCGGATCAGCATTCGGTATGATTGCCGCATTCACACTGTTTTTTTCCATCCATGCCCTGAGGGACGCAAGCTTCTCTGCTGTAGTCATACCCTCAGCCTGTAAAGCATTGCTAGTTATGACGCCATCGCAAATTCATTTTGTGCTCGTTCTAGAGCCATTATCACAAATTCAGCATCATTCTGAGGCTTGTTCGAATACCGAATAGCGTTCCATGAAATCCTGCAGGTCTTTCTCATTGGTGTAAGACTTCTGGACGTCCTCTCTGAGAAGTTCAGCATGGCGCCTCAATTCAGCTTGATACGCTGCCATTGTATCTACCTCTTTGAGACGAGCCAAGATATCGATCAGGCTCAAACTGACCGACTCCACTCCCCTAGCATTCTGCCTAATCTGGTGAAATGCAGCATCAAGTAATCCTGCATAGGTATAAGTCTTGGTCGCGACCCTCAGCACCCCGTTCTTGTCGTGCAACAATCCACCTGGTAACCCACGCTCCACAATCTTCGTGATCACACCGCCCAGTTTATTGATACAGTTGATCGCCGTAAATGGATCATTCACTCCCGGTGACAAGGCTCTTACGGCTATCTCAACCAATTGATCGATCACAAACTCTACATCTTGGTCATCCGTCCTTTCCGGACCTTGCATAATTTCACGTCGAACGAGATCTCTACCAGCATCGAACTGACTAGATTCACACCAAATCACGCCGAGCTTTTCACCCGGCAGCAAGTAATCACCAGGTTTGAAATCGATTTTCACCATAGCCTCATTTTCAGAGGCCCAATCCAAAATATCCTCTAGTCCAATGGCCTGAATGTAGCCACCATCCTCACTCCTCACCTCTCTGAATTCGCCTGGCACCTCGCCCATCACCCCTGCGGACAAAGCATCCCTACGACTCTCTGGCAGTGCGCTCAGAGGGAAGAGTATATTGATCGTCTCATTCAATCTATCCGTAACATCCTGAATGATTCTAGGAGCTTGGATAAAGGTGAACACATGATGAACGAAGGCTATCAAGAGCCCAAAACTCAACACCCCAAAAACTCCACCTGTGGTTACTGACAGTTGAGGGGTCCACCCCGAGTCTCCTCCCCTAACAGTAGCTGCAACCATCAAGCAGTAGATAAAGGTGCCTATGTAGCCACCCAAAACCCACTTTGTCTGAGGGTGACGCATGAAATTCCTTATCAAGCGAGGTCCGAACTGGCTGGAGGCTGAAGACAAAACAACCATGGTGATCGAAAATACAACACCTGCTACCGTAATAGCAGACGCGGCTACCGTCGTTAATATAGCTCTCGCACCAGCAGGATCAGTCAGCTCCCACCCCAGCTCATGGTAGTAGTAAACATCCACTCGCTGCATCACATAGCCCAGTAGCAGTGCAACAAGAACCATCAGTGAAGGCACAAACCAAAAGCTATGCCTCAGCTGATTGATGAAGTGGGCAATCTTTACGTACATAGTGGCAGGCTAACACACTTTATTATCAGATTCAGCCCCCAACTAATTGATTTTTACTTAGAAACATTTGCTCTCTCAAAAAGATTTCTTTGAAAAATCTCAAAAAGTACTCATGCTAAGATCATGTGTATGCTTACGCTCGTCTCTAACAGACTACCAGTCCGTATCAAAGAAAATGGAGAAGCTGAACGTACCACCGGAGGGCTAGCCTCAGCCTTGGCTGGTGCCGACTTGGACGGCGACTATACCTGGATAGGCTGGAGTGGCGGCAGCAAGGAGGACATTTCCGACCTCAAGAATTACGAAAGCACCTTACAAAAAGTTGGAGTAAGTCCGGTTTTACTCAGTCAGGAAGATATCGATGGCTATTATGAAGGCTATGCCAATTCCACCCTCTGGCCTCTCCTGCACTACATGACTGGTAGAGCCCGGTTCAACACAGACTGGATGCCTGTCTACCGCAGAGTCAACCAGACGTTTGCCGAAACCATTGCCAAACACAGCTCCAAGAACGGTCAGGTCTGGATTCATGACTACCACCTCTTCTTACTCCCCAAAATGCTCCGTAAGCTCAGGCCAGATCTCAAGATCGGTTTCTTTTTGCATACCCCCTTCCCTTCCAGCGAAATTTTCAGAGCCCTGCCAGAACGTGATGAAATTCTCTCAGGTCTCTTGGGCTGTGATTTGATAGGCTTTCACACTTTTGGCTACCTGCGCCACTTTCGTTCCTCCCTGCTGAGAATCCTGGGACTTGAGGGAGACGCCGAGAGTTTATGGCAGGGAAACCGCGAGGTCCGTTTTGGCGTGTACCCGATTGGCCACAACCGTGCTGGCTTTCACACGGCCATGAAGAGCAAACAGTACGAGGAGGCTCTCGACTTGCACAACCAACACCTCAATGGCGGCAAACTCATCCTCAGTGTCGAACGCCTGGACTACACCAAAGGTGTTCCCCAAAAACTAGCAGCGATCAGGCACTACCTGAAGAACAACCCCGAGATGCGCTCCAAGGTGAATTTCGTGATCATAGCCGTACCCTCACGCAAAGGTGTCCATGAATACGATGTTCTGACTGAAAAGGTTCAGCGTGAAGTCGGAGCAATCAACGGCGAGTTCGGCGAGGTCGGTCATTCACCGATTCAATTCCTGCATCGGGGATTTCCCATGGAGGAACTTGCCGCACTCTATGCCCTGGCTGACGTCTGCCTTGTGACCCCAATCGTCGACGGGATGAATCTCGTAGCCAAGGAATACATCGACTGTAAGCGAGCCAAGTATGGAGCACGCCCGGGGGCGCTTATATTAAGCGAATTTGCCGGTGCAGCCCAAGAGATGTCTCATGCTGTCTTGGTCAATCCACACAACACGGTGGGTGTCGCCGAAGCGATGGAGCATGCTCTCGCCATGTCTGATGATGAGATGTGCTCCCGTGTACGAGCCATGCAGGACCGCCTGGAGCGTAACGACGCAGGAGCTTGGGCTAAACGTTTTCTGGGAGACCTAGCCACTGATCCCAGAGAGGAGACAAACGGAATCGCTGCGGCCAACCTCAAGGGTGTAAGAATGGATATTCTTGAACACATCAATGCTGGCAAGAAAGCCGCCATATTCATGGACTATGATGGCACTCTGAGAGAATTCACCGATCGACCTCAAGATGCTATTCCTGACGAGGCGCTATGTTCCTTACTCGATCAGTTGGGCAATCATCCAAACTTGGAAATAGCCATTATCAGTGGACGCCCGTTGGAGTTCCTCGAACAACATCTAGGACACCTGAATGTCAGTCTAGTCGCTGAGCACGGCTATCGATGGAAGCTCGTTGACCAGGGGGAATGGCAAATGGTCGACTCCCGGGTCGACACTTCCTGGAAAGAAGTTGTACTACCCCATCTGGAAGCTGCAGTAACCTTGACCCCGGGTTCCGAAATCGAAAACAAAAAGTCATCAATCGTGTGGCACTACCGGCAAGCCGATCCAGAATTTGGCTTATGGAGAGCCAAGGGACTCCTCTCAGAGCTCACCTCGATCACCGCCAGCCTTCCGGTCAGTGTGCATCACGGTCAAAAGATCGTAGAAATTGCCAGCCAGTTCGTCAATAAAGGCGCTGCAGTGGATCACCTATTAGAACATTGGAAACCTGAAGTCGCGCTCGCTTGTGGAGACGACCAGACTGATGAAACTATGTTTTCCCTCCATCCGAAGGAGATTGATCACTTCCACACGATCAAAGTGGGTACTGGGGCTACACGGGCAGAGCACCGCACCGACATCAAAGGCCTGAGAAAATTGCTAGAAAATTTATCCAAAAGCCTCTAACATAGATAATCCCACCTCTTTTTTACTATGGATCTATCCTCTGACTACCACCATGGCATCATCGGCAATGGGCGCACATGTGCCATTATTGATGCCGACTCATCAATCGTCTTTTCCTGCATGCCTGATTTCGACTCAGGCACCATCTTTGCCAAGATGCTGGATGAGAAAAAAGGCGGTCACTTCACCATTCGTATGCAGTCAGGCAAAATAGTCTCTCAAGAATATGAGAAAAACACGGGGATTCTTAAGACTGTTTTCAAAGGAAAATCTGGATCGTTCGAACTGATTGATTTCATGCCTCGCTATTCCTGGGACGGCCGTTCCGGGACCAAGAAAGAAGTATCGGCAGATATCGTGCGTGTGCTCAAGCCGTTGAGCGGAAATCCCGAAATCATCGTCGACTATAATCCACAACTTGAATATGCCCGCTTCAACACGAAATCCTTCAAGTTCGGGCGTAATCGAATCAAAACTACTACCGGAGGCACCTGTCCCAGTGGCAAAACCATTTATGAGTCTTGTTACCTCTATTCCAGCATTGCCTCTGACAAGATCCTCAAGAAAGAGGCTTTTAAGCTAACAGAGCAGAAATTCCTACTTCTCAGTTATCATGACAAAGTCATCTCTCCTGATGAAGAACGCGTGGAACTCATGCTACAGCGAACCCGCTCCTACTGGTTACTTTGGTCTGCACGAACTCACCGCTGCGATCAATATAGTGAGGAAATCCTTCGCAGTGCCATTACCCTGAAAATGCTTCAATTCTCCCCAACGGGAGCCGTGGTAGCCGCGGCCACCACCTCGCTACCTGAAACCATCGGGGAAGAGAGAAATTGGGATTACCGTTTCTGCTGGATTCGAGACGGTTCCATGACCGTCGACGTACTCAATCGCATCGGGCATCCGTCCATGGCCGGAAGCTTCATCCACTGGGTCATGGAGACCGTTCCCACGAAAGACGATGCACTGCAGATTATGTATGGTATCCGAGGTGAGAAAACCCTGACGGAGGAAGCACTCGGCCACCTCGAAGGCTATCAAGGCTCGTCCCCCGTAAGAATAGGTAATGCTGCTTATCACCAACAACAGCATGATATCTACGGCATTCTCATGGATCTCATCTACAAGGAGCTCATTCAACATGACTTGGGAGATAGGCATCCGGCCCCCGAAACTTTGGATCAGCTGTGGACCCGGGTACGCTCTATCGTCAAAACAGTTGGTGAGTTCTGGAAAGATCCGGATCGTGGCATATGGGAAATTCGAGGAGAGGCTAAACACTTCGTCTTCTCCAAAGTGCTCTGTTGGGTTGCTGTCGACCGTGCGATCAAGATTGGCAACATGCTCAAGAAGTATGACTGGGCGAAGCAACATGAGGCGCTGCGTGATGAAATCCATAACGATATCTGCACCAAGGGCTGGAGTAAGAAAAAGAAAGCCTTTACCCAGGTATACGGCAGTGACGACCTGGACTCAGCAAACCTCCTGATGGCGGACTACGGCTTCATTGATCCAATGGACAAGCGCTTTATATCCACGGTGGAGCAGAGTGAAAAAGAACTTTGCCGCGGCGGCCTGATGTATCGCTACAAGAACCAGGATGACTTCGGCGAACCCTCCAGCGCCTTTACCGTCTGCTCATTCTGGATGGTCAAGGCACTCGCCCGCACAGGAAAACGCGCCCAGGCCCAGCGAAGATTCCGCCAGTTGCTGAAATTTGCCAACCCGAAAGGACTCTACGGTGAGGATCTGGATTTTAAAACCAAACGGCATCTGGGCAACTTCCCTCAAGCTTACTCTCACCTGGCTCTGATTGATTGCGCCCTCGAGCTCTCCGAAGACTGCCACGACTACTTAATTGAAGAATAAAAACGGGGTGAAGCTTAACGCTCCACCCCGCTGTAAACGTTCGTCAGATTAACCTCAATTACTTGATGAGATCTGGCCAGTCTTCTGTGTGGAAGAACTCGCCTTCTGGCTTATCGATACGCTCGTAAGTGTGTGCACCGAAGAAGTCACGTTGCGCCTGAAGAAGGTTCGCAGGAAGACGCTCTGCACGATAAGCATCATAGTAGCTCAGGGAACCACCGAAAGATGGTACTGGGATACCGTTGAGTGCAGCGATGGAGACCACTTCACGCCAGTCTTGCTGACCCTTGTTCAGGATTTCAGTGAAGAATGGAGCAAGCATGAGGTTCACGAGGTTTGGATTCTCTTCGTATGCCTCGGTGATGCGGTTGAGGAAGCGAGCACGGATAATGCAGCCACCACGCCAGATACGAGCGATCGCACCAAGGTCGAGGCTCCAGCCCTTGTCCTTGCCAACCTTGGCAATGAGGTCAAGACCCTGAGCGTAGGAAACGATCTTAGAAGCGTAGAGCGCGTTGCGCACCTTCTTCACGAGATCTTCCTTGCTGAGACCCTTGAGCTCGAAGCTCCAGTTGTTTGGACCTTCGAAGATCTGGGAAGCAGCCTTACGCTGGTCGCGCATGGAGGAGATGATACGTGCCTCTACAGAACCTGCAATGGTGGAGAATGGAACAGCCTGCTCAACGGAGCCCATCACGGTCCAGCGGCCTGTACCCTTCTGGCCAGCCTTGTCGACGATGAGGTCTACAATGTCTTTGCCTGTCTCAGGATCCTTCTGCTTGAAGATGTTTGCTGTGATCTCGATGAGGAAGGACTCAAGGTCACCCTCATTCCACTCAGCAAAGATGTCTGCGAGTTCCTCGTTGGAGAAGCCAGCAGCTTTGAAAATGTTGTAGGCTTCGCAGATAAGCTGCATGTCACCGTACTCGATACCATTGTGAACCATCTTTACGAAGTGACCTGCGCCACCTTCTCCGATGTGAGTCACACAAGGAACACCGTCTACCTTGGCAGAGATGCTCTCAAAAATAGGCTTCATCACTTCCCAAGTGGAAGTTGGGCCGCCTGGCATGATGGATGGGCCCTTAAGGGCGCCTTCTTCACCACCGGATACACCAGCACCGATGAAGCGAAGCCCCTTCTCGGAGAGCCACGCGTCACGACGCTCTGTGTCGGTCCAAAGGCTGTTACCACCGTCGATCACGATGTCACCTTCTTCGAGGTATGGAAGGAGTGATTCGATCACCTTGTCCACTGGACCACCAGCTTGCACCATGATCATCACCTTACGTGGGCGCTCAAGGCTTTGTACAAATTCTTCCAGTGTCTCACAACCTACGAGCTTCTTGCCTGGATTGTCGGCAATGAACTTCTCCATGGTGGAGGTGGTACGGTTGTAGACAGATACTGTGAATCCTCTGCTCTCAACGTTGAGAACGAGGTTTTGTCCCATGACTGCAAGGCCGATCAGGCCGAAATCGCTTTTACTCATAATTTTTTACCTTTTGGTCGGTGAAAATTGCCGCGGCATTATTCTCACATCGGCATGTTAAGCAACCCGAACCTGAAATTATGCCATGATTTGCGTCAAAAAACTTATTTTTAAAACATACTTCCACGCCGCATGCCAATATGCAAAGTATCTCCAAGCGTGAATTTACCGAACTCCATCACCCTATTCCGACTCATCCTGACAGCCATTTTCATTGCCGTGGCCTCCTTTGATGCGCCTTGGGCATACACCGTTGCCCTCGTGAGTTTCATTATCGCCGCCATCTCCGATTGGCTCGACGGCTATTTGGCACGAAAGATGAACTTGGTCACAGCCCTTGGCAAGCTTCTCGACCCACTGGCCGACAAGGTCTTGGTAGCGGCTGGTTTCGTTTACCTTTCCAAAATGAATTTCTGCCCGGTCTGGGTGACCTGCCTCATTATTGCCCGTGAGTTCATGGTGACAGGCCTACGCCAGATTGCGGTGGAGAAAGGCGTGGTCATTGCGGCGGACCGTCTCGGCAAATGGAAGACCACCTTCCAACTGGTTTTCATTATAGGCACCCTGACCCATCTTGCCTTTAAGACACTGAATCCTGAAAATCCGCTTGTCTATTTCTTCCAGTTCCTTTCCAGTCCCGCCACTTATGTGATCCCTGCTACCCTCTGGATAGCTGTGGCTCTGACACTCATTTCCGGCTATAATTACATCTACAAGAATCGTAGCCTTCTGAAAAACAACTAAATCAACTCTGCCACGTATGAGCACTCTCATCAAAAATACACACATCATCTCCCCGGAGGTCGAAATCGAGAACGGCGCCATTCTTATCGAGAACGGAGTCATCAAGGCTGTATTCAAAGCAGGCGATTCACTGCCTGACGCCGATACCGTTTATGATGCTGAAGGTAATTATTCCTTCCCAGGCTTCATCGATATCCACGCTCACGGTGCAGATACCAAAGACGTGTGTGATAACGACGTAGAGAGCATCCGCCACATCGCCAAGAAGAAGCTTGAGGAAGGTGTCACTACCTGGCTCCCAACTACCCTCACCCAGCCACAGGCCAAGCTCCTTGAGATCGCTGGCAAGTGCGCTGAGTACATGGCTAAGCAAGAGTTCGCCAAGACTCCAGGTCTTCACGTTGAGGGTCCATTCATCAATGTTTCCAAGGCAGGAGCTCAGAACCCTGAGTTCGTCCGCAAGCCCAACCTCGACGAGCTACTCGAAATCCATGAGATCGCCCCGGCTCGCCTCTTCTCCATCGCACCTTGCGTAGAGAACGCCTGTGAAGTGATCGCTGGCGCCAAGGCCAAAGGCATCCATTCTTCTGCAGCCCACACGGAAGCCACCTACGCTCAGGTCATGGACGCTAAGGACGCTGGTCTAACCCACCTCACCCACTACGGCAATGCTATGACTGGCCTTCACCACCGTGAAATCGGCATGGTCGGCGCCGGACTGATCGATGATGATCTGAAGATCGAACTCATCTGTGACGGCATCCACCTTGCCCCGGACTTCCTCAAGACAATCTTCAAGCTCAAGCCAATCGAGCAGCTCATCATGATCACCGACTCCATGGCTGGTTCCTGGATCGAAAACGGCGAGTGCCAGCTCGGCGGTCTCGACGTGATCGTAGAGAACAACGTGGCACGCCTCAAGGAAGGTGGTGCTCTAGCAGGCTCCGCTCTTCGCTACGATCAAGGTGTAGGCCTCGTCGCTGACCTCATCGATCTCCCACTGACAGAGATCGTCAAGGCCACTTCTTGGAACCAGGCTCAGTCTCTCGGACTTGAGAACCACGGCAAGATCGAGCCAGGCTTCACTGGTGACATCGCCATCCTCGACAAGAGCTTCCACTCCGTCGCCACCTTCGTCGACGGTGAGCAGCGTTTCTAAGAGCCTATTAGGCCATAGACAAATTTACACAAAAACCTCAGGGCGACCGTCCTGAGGTTTTTTTATTTTAATTATGCACCAACAATGCCCTCACAGAAGTTTCGCCAATTCACCCAGAGCTACTAATTCATACTAACAGTAGCTATAAACAAAGAACCGCCTTCTATTAATAAAGAAGACGGTCCTGAAAACATACCGATACTATGTATATAGATAAATGAAT
Above is a genomic segment from Rubritalea squalenifaciens DSM 18772 containing:
- the nagA gene encoding N-acetylglucosamine-6-phosphate deacetylase, which produces MSTLIKNTHIISPEVEIENGAILIENGVIKAVFKAGDSLPDADTVYDAEGNYSFPGFIDIHAHGADTKDVCDNDVESIRHIAKKKLEEGVTTWLPTTLTQPQAKLLEIAGKCAEYMAKQEFAKTPGLHVEGPFINVSKAGAQNPEFVRKPNLDELLEIHEIAPARLFSIAPCVENACEVIAGAKAKGIHSSAAHTEATYAQVMDAKDAGLTHLTHYGNAMTGLHHREIGMVGAGLIDDDLKIELICDGIHLAPDFLKTIFKLKPIEQLIMITDSMAGSWIENGECQLGGLDVIVENNVARLKEGGALAGSALRYDQGVGLVADLIDLPLTEIVKATSWNQAQSLGLENHGKIEPGFTGDIAILDKSFHSVATFVDGEQRF
- the pgsA gene encoding CDP-diacylglycerol--glycerol-3-phosphate 3-phosphatidyltransferase, which produces MNLPNSITLFRLILTAIFIAVASFDAPWAYTVALVSFIIAAISDWLDGYLARKMNLVTALGKLLDPLADKVLVAAGFVYLSKMNFCPVWVTCLIIAREFMVTGLRQIAVEKGVVIAADRLGKWKTTFQLVFIIGTLTHLAFKTLNPENPLVYFFQFLSSPATYVIPATLWIAVALTLISGYNYIYKNRSLLKNN
- the gnd gene encoding decarboxylating NADP(+)-dependent phosphogluconate dehydrogenase, whose amino-acid sequence is MSKSDFGLIGLAVMGQNLVLNVESRGFTVSVYNRTTSTMEKFIADNPGKKLVGCETLEEFVQSLERPRKVMIMVQAGGPVDKVIESLLPYLEEGDIVIDGGNSLWTDTERRDAWLSEKGLRFIGAGVSGGEEGALKGPSIMPGGPTSTWEVMKPIFESISAKVDGVPCVTHIGEGGAGHFVKMVHNGIEYGDMQLICEAYNIFKAAGFSNEELADIFAEWNEGDLESFLIEITANIFKQKDPETGKDIVDLIVDKAGQKGTGRWTVMGSVEQAVPFSTIAGSVEARIISSMRDQRKAASQIFEGPNNWSFELKGLSKEDLVKKVRNALYASKIVSYAQGLDLIAKVGKDKGWSLDLGAIARIWRGGCIIRARFLNRITEAYEENPNLVNLMLAPFFTEILNKGQQDWREVVSIAALNGIPVPSFGGSLSYYDAYRAERLPANLLQAQRDFFGAHTYERIDKPEGEFFHTEDWPDLIK